The following nucleotide sequence is from Mugil cephalus isolate CIBA_MC_2020 chromosome 18, CIBA_Mcephalus_1.1, whole genome shotgun sequence.
CAATAAGGCACCACCATGAGCCGGACCACCTTCTTTGAGGTAAGTCAGTGCACAATATTCTGACTGGATTAACTGAGACTTCCCAGTTCCTcgtggaaaatgttttgtttcacaaGGCCTCCCTAGAACAAGGAACTCCTTTGAGTACGAAGAGGTGTAAAGTTCGTGAAGTCCAAGTTTTCTTCCCACGTAAATAAAACTAAGGTGAGGCCGTGTTCAGTCTCGTCTCCCAGGGCCTGATGAGCGCTAATGAAGTAGTAGACAAGCAAACTGCTGTAAGTGCAGCAGGCTTATGAACTCACGCTAATTACAGCATGGCTCTGGGACATGTGCCATCCTGTCGGTAGCTGTTTCCAAAACAGGCCGGAAGCCAAATtggcaaatatttaaatggtcCATGCGAGAGATGTTCGCTTATAGAGCCCGGGCTCGTGAGAAACGTGCACTTTTGTGTACGGCTGCCTTTGTTAGTGTATTTTCTTCCATGTGACACTGTGTCCAAATTTAAGaattcataaataaagaaaatgcttaGAGTTTGTTACCTTCAGAAGGAGCATGCTAGCTGTTTCGCCGGGTTTAGTGAATCAGCCTGTCTTCCAAAACCTTCTCAACCTTTAACCTCAGCACTGCACTTTTTCCAAGATTATTAAGGCAAGAAATGTTGAGACTTTGTGATTGAAACCAGATGTAAAGCATTCAGATGATGTTAAGACGTCATAGACGGTCGTAGCTCTAGACAAACTTCACGAAACTCTCCGCTATTACCTCCTATATTTCCTTCCCACTGTTTAATGAAACACCAgaaaactcactttttttttttttagctccatTAGATTCACCCTAGCCAGCAGTCGATATTCTAACATTGTGGAATTcagcctttttctttattttgtttctaaatGTGCATCAGGGAAAAGTGATTACTGGCAGCATGAAAACAGCCATCCGAGTGTTTAGCTGATTACTTTCCTTGATTGAAAGGAGAAATCCTCCGCGATCTGAATTACTGTGAAAGCAAAAAGAACAATAGTACATGCTGAGCACCCATATTTAGCTAATAAGCCTCAATAGTTTTCCTCTCGGTGTCTGGAGTAATGATCCTGTAGCGCAAGATCAGCCGTTACATTCATCAGCTTTCACATTAAGAAGAGCTATTACGGCTAAAAGACTTCTCCGGTTGACATAAATTACTTATATTATTAAAGCAATACGTGTTGaaatccttttctttctttttctttttcaaatacTCTGCACACAACAAGACGAGCGTTCGCTTTGATTCCTCTTGCATACACAGAGGGCTGACAAGCACGTACATGTTCTGTATGACCTGTGCTGTCAGCAGAGCCCTGAATCCCCACGAGAGGACAGGGGTGTCTGATAATCAGATTTACAAGGGCACAGAGCTCAAGAGAGTGCACGCGCTGTTTTACGACGCGCAGCTCTGCATAATGACACCCCCGACGCTCCTGGCCAGCACGCACATGTATCAGGACGTGCCACGAGAATGCAGGTGGCAAGGTTAGCAGATGGAAAGCAAAACGGACCCATCTCCCACAATGCCCTTTGCTGCGACGCCTCAGATGCTGCAAAGCCTGAACACGGCGATCTGTGAAACACTCCAGTTTTACAAGTGGAGCATGGAGGGGAATCACTGAGCGAACCTGGCTCCGCCACCGGATTGCGTTGATCTGGACACGTTAAGATATTCtgataaaactttttttccactatGCAAACGCCAGATGGTGTGTGCATGTAGAGCTCTACCTCATTCCCATTCTCTCCTTCTTGACTGTGCACTCAGCAGATCTTCGGGTATCCATTAGTGGGTTATTACACTGTCCAGTAAAGGAACCAATTTAGCTAGGACAGCTCTGCTGAGCAGCACAGTACGGAGTGCTTTCAGGGCAAATTGTGGGCCCACCCACCACCCTCCTTGCATATGCTGTACATCACCAGTGACATGGTCtaattaagatgaaaaaaaaaatgtgtgcaagaAAGCAACACAGTTCCTTTTTCTGTGACTGACTCAAGCAACTTCATTATGCAGACTTAAGAAGAAcatctgattttgttttgtgaaatatgAGGCCAAGACAAAGAAACCcttcatgtactgtatgtttacaTCTTAATAGTGTCAATGTCGCAGAGATAACTTGGAGAAATCTTGTTTGCAACAAATATTAAAGCTGAGAATAAATCATAAATTTAaagatttactttatttttttcctcaggtggAGGTTCTTGATGCCAAGACAAGggagcagctttgttttttagatAAGGTATGGCACGGTGACATGATTTACGGGCTTTAGGGTGGAAGGTTAAGGAAATAAATCGATAAAATGAGAGCAGGATTTGAATATCTGGCAGCCTAGGATAAATTCCTGCAAGTTTTATAGGCCCAGACACACCAAACCACCATCATGTAGGAGGAGCTACAAAAGCCAACCGCTGTCATTTCATGGTGCCTGCAGTTTAACCCAAAAGTTGCATAACTACTACTACGTCTACATCCGACATTTTACTAACACTTCAACACTTCAGCATCTTTTGCATCTAGGAAATAACTCTCCTTACCAGCgtggcatttgcatttaaaaaaagagaactcAGAGGAAGTCGAGCTTCTGACACAAACTCTGAGGTTGGAGCTGGCTTCTCTTGAATCGTTTTTCACTCTACCCATCCATCTCACtttgaaaatatttgaatatttacatatttcagtattcaaatgagacaaaagttaaaaatctgaagtgtgtgtCCTCTGGTCTTTGCTGGTTTCCTTCacttcagtttctcttcttaTGCACTGGTTCACTAAACTGAAAAACCAATAGGAGTGATCCAACGGGCCCTCTCTCTATTCATTTGTTCAGTTGTCCAAAAAGCCATTGACGGGAGTTTGACTGATGGTGTGggacacacacagcaaaaactAGTCCTTACTAACACATAAACAGCGGCTAACAGCAGACACTCAGGCCCTTTACAAGGGGTATTATGTCAAGggtacatactgtattttatgcTTGTATTTCTTTTAGGTGGAGCCTCATTCATCAGTAGGAGATATAAAGAACCTCTTTCACAAATCATGTGAGTGCTTTAACTCAGTTAGGCAAAGGTTGGAGCCTTTATATTTTATCCTTTGATAAAAAGATTCTCTTGAATATATAGCTCATTATTAAGTTTTCAATTGGAGTTGATATTATACTGTTACATTCATTGCTGATACTGATTCACTTACAGTGCTACCGAGTCTGTGACTTTACGGTACCTCATGTCACATCTCTTCCCCAGAATCTAAACCAAGGTCCTTTTAACCATCTACTTATTATTGTACTTCATCTGCTTAGATCCTCACTGGTATCCATCAAGACAGGCTCTGAAGCTTGATCCCAGTAAGTATCCCTTcgattcatccattcatttcaaataaattaagTCAAGTATGCTTTCATACTGactaaaatgtatatatttccACTACAAAGACATACTACGTGGACATGTAGATAGTATTCTTACAGACTCACTCCTAATCTCTACAAGGTCTAATCATTCGACCTTTACAAACTTAAGTGAGTTGTTACTTTCTTCATGGCTAAGGCACTTCAGGGACTGATCTCTTTGGATTGGCCTCACAGAGTGTTACATTTTGTCAAAACACGATCCTCGTGTTAAAATCTTAAGAAACGCCTCTGATTTCTCTGACATCGTGTGGTTTCACGTATGTTCAATTGTTCTATGCTACCCCTAGTAAACAGTGCTATGAACTGTGGGTAATTCCCTCATGCAACATCTGCAGAAACGCAGGCTTGCAGAGGTCGTCAGGAGGGCACAAAATGTCTACGAGAGAGCCCTCATGCACTTGACAGTTTGACAGTCAGACAGCGCGAAGCCCTTCACCTCAAAGACTCTGAGTGCTCGAGTGCGGACTTAGAGATTAAACAATGCAGCGGTATCTACCCAGAACTTAATGTtttgtacaaaaagaaaaaaagaggatctTCAGTTGTGGCATGAGTGCTCACTTGCTGCTACTTATAGGACAGTTTATGTttgtataaatatgtatattttgaaTCATGATCTTCATTTGAAAGTTAATCCGAAGTACAAGGATCCATGAGGCAGTTCAAAGTTGCTTATGATACAAATGGGCATCCTTGGCTTTTACTTGCTGTGCTTGTAAAAGCTGTCATCTGGCACTTACATATTTTGATTAGACGTGTCCAGCTCAGTAAATCAATGCAGCAGTCGATGCAGGTTTTGCAATCCGTCATCAATATCAGTCTTACAGAAACACATTACTGCACATTACGAGCATTTGGACATATTTTTGTTCTTCGTTCGTCTGTACATCcaacctgaaataaaacatgacagcagCTTTAAACTGAGTGGGCtcacatagtatagtatagcaaGATGTAGCGATGTAACTCTTTTAACACATGGTGTACGCTAGGTTTTTGTGGTGCTGATGCAACCGTACGAATGGAAGAAAGGATGTTTCGATCTTTCGGATGGATAATGAAAACAGTTCCAAAATCATCtattggaaaaaataaagtacaacTACACACTGGAAAACAACCCATTGATGACAGACAGAAGTTGCACACTGGCAGTTGTTGAAGATGAAAGCAACCAAAGAGCCCTTCAAACTGAAGAGGCTGAACATCCTCGACTGACCGAGTCAGTCACCTAATCATACAAAAGAGGGCACAAAGCATGCAGGCTCTGAAGTGTAGCTTGGGCAGATAGAGGCATCTATTGATGTTTGTGGAACATTGTCTGCAAATAATTTCCCACAAAATACTAAGGAAGGCTTCGGGAACTAAATGTGAAAAGGCTTATGGCTCCCACACATCTCTTTCTGTACTTGTGTAAAATTGTGGCCCTTCAAAGTGTCATCCACTATTTCTTTACTTTGAATATGCCCAAAGAACAAGTGTAAGTATCCAAATACTTACAGCCCACTCTCGTATTCTTTGTGAATTCAGGCTGAATGTTTCTACAAGCCCAATAAAGATGAGGTACAAACAAAAACCTAGATGCGATGAATGAGAAAATATGAGGGAATATCAAATCTTGAAAAGTCATCCCAGTATATTCCATAGTACTGATGTAGTGGTTTTCCCTCCAGAGGTGAGTGACAGCCTTTAAAAACGACCCCATATCACAACACATCTTATTCACCGTAAAACGTACACTATTTATCATGcatcattatttcattcattttcccctaaattaaaattgaaaaggGCGAAAGCAGCCGACCCCGATTTATTATGCTGATGGGCTTTTGAGATCTACCTCGCTTGTGAAAATGAAGTAGTAGAAATTTGGATAAAAGCTATTTGGGTCAGTTCCCCCAAGGGAGATTCTAAAAATGTCATCCAATTAGTCCACTTTATTATCCATGGCTGTGCCCTCATGCTTCTAGGTAGATAGAACATGTGGTTGATATCGACAGTATATTATCTAGATCAGGGGTTGCACGAccgaggacccccaaactgatggagagattaagtagggacccctacctactatacgtgttctatatttaactcagCCTAATgcttataatatacattattatcattttgcattcaatattaagctattcagataatataCCTTTATatgctgttagcttctcttctgctaatattgcagcgtgcttctgggatGTCAGCTCGGGACCGAGTagactctcggccaattgcagcgtgtaatatgcagccttgtgattggctcagcagcaatagaggcggggcctactgtgtacaggaggcttagattgacaggtttcagctaaaatgtgttggattcacattaatgtctatttaaagaaatttaaatttgtggggggaaagttaaaaaaaaaaaaaataaaaaatacagaaaaatgtctaatcaaccaaagattttgtgagaccgctgcagtacctccacagccccccctaggggtcgcggacctcctgttgaagacctatgatctatcGAATTTTTGTTCCTATTTTAAGACGGAAAATCACTCAGAGACGATGAAATCTTACAACATCTACCTGTCGGGACCACTGCTACGATGTACTTCAAAGATCTTGGTCCACAGTTAAGCTGGACTATGGTAAGAAGACCACACGCAAAGACTATCAATCTATCAGTTATACATTGAAGATGAAGAAATCTGTGTTTATGGTGTAGATTTGGGGCTTTAATGTGGAACCATATTCTAACATTAAAGCTGTTCCTGCTTTAGACCGTGCCACACGATATTTCCACAAAATGGCTTTTCATGTCCTTCTTTTTCACAGGTGTTTCTTGCAGAGTACATCGGGCCCCTTCTCACCTACCTCCTCTTCTATTTCCGAGTGCCATACATTTATTCACACAGATATGCCTTTACCGCAAGTCCTCATAGTGTTGTCATGTAAGTGGACAAATAAAACAGCCCGAGTAAAGACAGGCTATGAAAACGTCAAGTTCATGGCAGGCTCTAAAGTTGTAAAGCATCTCATGCTGAGTACGCCTAGGGAGCACGGGATTGATTTATTGTCGAGATAAATCCCCTTTTTGTTGGTGCAAAGCCCTACCTCACATGGGATTACTTGCATCAACCTTGCAGTTAGTCCCAATACAGAAAACTTCATTATGCCATGTCAACTGAAAATCTACATCCTAACATGTTGTGAGGATTTATTTACTGGTGTCGCCTACGTTCTGTGGCTGAGATGCTGATCCGTAATAATTCCAGACTTGTGAGTTTACAAAGACATTATTGAATCCTAACAGTAATGGTGTTTAACTAATGTTGTCTGCACTTTGTGATCTTTATTTTGCAAGCtactatgacttttttttactatgctcatttaattttagtttctcCCATtatttacagtgggggaaataagtatttgatcccctgctgaatttgtaagtttgcccacttccatagaaatgatcagactctggtttttatggttgtttactggttatgggtatagacagaatatcaatcgaaaatgcataaaaaacacacaatctaaaagttataaattgttatgtattttattaaggaaataagtatttgatccccaacaattcacttagaattcaggctcctacagattggctggtgcgcatgtggcacacagctgtgctcagtcaactaattaccaatactcctgatcttaactcgtcatgtatataaagcacacctgctctaagaatcagtttcttacattccaacttctacagcaccatggtcaaaagatgtcagggacaagattgtagacctgcacaaggctggtataggttacaaaaccatcagcaaaaggcttggtgagaaggtgacaactattggtgccattattcgcaagtggaagacccataaaaggaccatcaactgtcctcgtctggagctccccgcaaaatctcgcctcatggagtgaggatgatgatgagaaaggtgagggagcagcctaaaacaacacggcaggagcttgttaatgatctggaagcagttgggacctccgtcaccaagaaaacagttggcaacacactgcgccgttatggattgaactcttgcagtgcccgcaaggtccccctgctcaagaaggcacatgtacaggcccgccttaagtttgccagtgaacatctaaatgactcagagaaggcttgggagaaagtgctgtggtctgacgaaaccaaagttgagctatttggcattaactcgacccgccgtgtttggaggatgaaaaaacgtgagtatgacccaaagaacaccatacccacggttaagcatggaggtggaaacatcatgttttggggctgtttttcagcaaagggtacagggcaacttcaccgcattatggggccaatgaatgcagccatgtactgtaacatcttggacaaaaaccttctttcctcagcaagaacactgaagatgcctcgtggtgggttttccaacatgacaatgacccaaaacatactgccaggacaacaaaggagtggctcaagaagaagcatattaaggtcatggagtggcctagtcagtctccagaccttaacccgatcgaaaacctgtggagggagctgaagctccgagtttccaagaggcagccaagaaacttgaaggatttagagactgtctgtaaagatgaatgggccaaaatccctcctgcgctgtgtgcaaacctggtgaacaactacaagaaacgtctcatcgctgtgcttgccaacaaaggtttctctacaaagtactgacttgtgttgtgcttgggatcaaatacttatttcccttaataaaatacataacaatttataacttttagattgtgtgttttttatgcattttcgactgatattctgtctatacccataaccagtaaacaaccataaaaaccagagtctgatcatttctatggaagtgggcaaacttacaaattcagcaggggatcaaatacttatttcccccactgtatatgtatGCTccactgttttttgtgttgctaCAGTGTCTCAGATGGATCAGtcacatttaatcttttctcaTCTCGCTGCACAAACGGTGCAAAAACACTGCGCACATGCTTGTATCTCTGACCTTGTCCGTCCTCCGTCTAACAGGCTGGCGTGTGTCTGTCACACCTCGCACTACGTGAAGAGGTTGGTCGAGACTATCTTTGTGCATCGTTTCTCACACGGGACCATGCCTCTCAGGACGATAGTCAAGGTGAGGAAGAGCCTCGGATGACGAGCTCACGTCTTTCACAGTGTGCGCGTCCTCTTTCCCCCCCCCGCCACGTGCCAGCTGTTTTAAACATCTATTTATAGAGACAAGTGTTCAGCAGGAGCCACACTGGCACCGATTCTGCTAATCTGCAGTGTCCATtcctaaatgagccttaaatgCACTAAACACCAAGGATTACATAATGCTAATAACTGTCATGCTGTTTTTAGTCCAAGGACAAAGATATTCCATGCAACACAGACAATATTCTGACATGCTGATGTTGTGTATGGTTATATCTGGATTCTATGTATTctctttctttaaaagaaaaatcactttATATTTTCTCATGCTTCCTAttcctctgttgtttgtttcttcctgcAGAATTGTGCCTATTACTGGGGTTTCTCAGCTTGGCTGGCCTACTATATCAACCACCCTCTTTATACACCTCCATGTAAGTCAGCCCCTGTACATGCGCCACAGTCCATAaagttgaaatgaaatattttttaagagGAATGGATGGGAAACAggggtttgtgttgttgtcttttatatatatatttttttcagcatATTAATGCCAGACTTTCTCTTCACAGCATATGGAGAACTACAAATCAACTATGCACTGGTCATATTTGTGGTGCGTATACTGACTGTATATATCCACACATGGCCCAACATAGATTCAGTCCtctgatttgtttatttcctctctAGATGTGTGAACTGGGCAATTTTTCCATTCACTTGACTCTAAGTAATCTCAGAGGAGATGGTGAGTTGCTGAGCTTTGCTTATTTAACAGGATGCACAAACTAGATTTCTGAAGATAACGTCCAATACATAAATTCAGGTTCTCTGTGATGAAACTATACatgctacagaaataaaataagcaacTAAATAAATCTGATCGGAGATTCCAATTTCACTATTTACATGGATGCTAAATCCCCCCCATGCTTATATTTTCTTGGTGCACTTTCTGAGCGTATGTTGCTCCTGTGCCTGTGTCTGTACCAGATTGCTCGCCCCGAGTATccggcgcttccagatgacatCACAACGTAGGGGATGTTGACGTCTACTCTTGTAATTGGTTGGAAGAAGCGGAAGTGGAGGAGAGGTTAGCATTTAGCAGTTGTTATCGAGGCAGAACAGCTGATCGGTTTTGTtatgtccttttattctttgggtaaattgataaaagctgtatttttatttaatctttttcaggataaattTTGTTAAATCTTTTCGCAcctactatacaaatgaatggattgaacccgaattaatttgacattttattactttattttcgatgaataatgtgctgtcatcatattttatgtgttttgtggaaaattttaGATTATAAATACAAAACTTTACCGAGCTATCTCtgccaaacatattgtgaaaaataaaccaCGAACCGATCTCGCAGTCCGAGTCGAATGGAGCCGAACAAACAGGCCAAACATATgctgacgtcatctggaagcgccggATATTCGGggcgagcagatctggtacctacacctgCATGGGTTTTCTACGGGTGCTTCAGTTACCTCCCACCATGCAAAGGCCTGCTCGTTTAGTTAACTGGTGATAAGAAATCGGCCACAGgtgcatgtgtctgtctctcttgtGTCAGCCCTGACGACCTGTTCAGGATATATCCTACCTCTCACCAAATGAGAgctaggataggctccagtTCCTCCcacaaccctccagaggacatgGAGTTgttgcaaatgaatgaattttccTATTGAGCAGATGATTGAAATTCCTTCTAATCAGACCGGTCTGTTCTGACTGATGCGGTAAACATGCCGTTTTCAGTATGGGCTATCAGTCTGATCAATAGTGAAATAATGTGTCTGCTATGGAAACGTGATGATTTTAGTGCCTACAGTATATTGTCATTATTCAGAGAAATGCCacttaaataaaactacattttttctttctttccctaaAACCATTTATCAGGATCCAAAGGCCGAAGGTTTCCCACGCCCACCAAGAACCCCTTTACGTGgctatttttctttgtgtcctgTCCGAATTACACATATGAGGTAACATCGATAGTCTTTTTTCAGTGTCATTAGTGCCACACATGCTTGTGTATTTACCTCCCTGTCTGCCTGCACACTTGACACTTGCTATAGGTTGGAGCTTGGGTGAGCTTTTCCATTATGACCCAGTGTCTTCCAGGTACGTACTGTGCAACCTAGGTCATATAAACACAACCACAGTGGCACAATCACTTACTAAACCAATTTAGCATGTACAGAAACATAAAAGAGTACGCAGGAGATGTGATATACTTCATTGTTTTGACATGAATGTCCTGAttatgctttgttttgttttccagtggCATTATACACATTACTGGGGTTTATTCAGATGACCATCTGGGCCAAAGGGAAGCACAGAGCCTACAGCAGAGAGTTCAAGGACTACCCCAGTCTTAGAGTGGCCATTATTCCACTGATTCTCTAATAGTGGTTGTCGCATGAACTATTGGGGATGCCGCTGCTGAATCCCTCTCTATgcaatatcattattattattatttttaacaaattaatgaGCTTAAATAAGTAAGTATGGGAGCAATAATGTTGCAATAAATCTGAACCTTTAAAGTTGGtataattaacttttttttttttttttcgaacaAGTAATATAAGGCGAATGTGTCCCTGTTCTACCATGACTGTTTAGGCCTTGTTTGAGCCTTGTTCTAAACAGACTGTTTCGGTGTTTGTAGCTTTAAGTGCAAACTGCGCAAATGCAATTGTGCAGATTTGAACCAGCCAGAGGCCCCTCAATACATTTGAAAACTTGAATGGCTTGTCCAAATTTCTaacagtggagaaaagaaacaaaaaaggggATTGTCTTTGCTCCCAATTTTGAAAATGGGGATAAGGATCTATAAGTATGTTTAGactatatatatgtttttttaaacctttaaatagCTGAGAACAGTTTAATTCCCGTTGTCTAGTTTAAAGTAGGGgtttcattttctcagttttcattttgacacagtTTGGAAGTTAGATTAATTTCTGCCACATGCTCTATACTCTGTAAACATTTATCAGAACATTACATTTTCTGTAATGGAATCCTCCAGAACGTGACTAAAGGCTGAAAGATTAGGTTCTTCAGTAATCTATGTTCAAACCAGTGAGCTGTGCCTACTACAGGCTGGcaaaatgctgcttttttttattattgcttttttttcttccagtgaTGCaagttttcaagttttcaagCAAGAAACCTTCTTCATGATAAAGTGCCTGCATAGAAAGCAActaacaaatttaaaatgtcattgcATCCATTTAAGAGCGCAGCATCATCTTTGGGGAGGAATGCTGACGAAGCAGACGTTTAATCATGCTAATGTTAAGCTTTTCTACTGTACAGATCATTTTCTTCAGACAAATGGGAACCGTTTTGAAATACAACTTCTGATAGGGTTCTCTAGCCCATGTTTTATTAATCTCAGGTATTATCAAGTTGCTAAAACTCCAGTGTGAATGTAAAGCCAAACAGTATGTCTGAATAAATGCGCACACGTTAAggaaaatgaaactttatttgaCATGACGCTCACATTTTCTGAGTCTGTGTCATCTTCCTGTAATGACACCAGGTGGATTGAAGACAGAGTACCAAAGTTGTAAGATGTATgataaagcagaaaataaaaagattgaATAAAACTTTCATGGCATAGAAATGTCACACGGTACAGAAATTAATTAACAGAAGCAGAAGGATTATGCACCAGTTATTAGATATACTGCACTAGCATAACGCCAAATGTCTTGGTAAAAACTGCGACGCTTCAAGTATTGCTGCATCGATAAAGTGCTAAGACTATTCCTCTCAGTGCTTACTTTGCATTTCTAAAGAAGGCAATGAAAGATTTTGCTTGGCatctgaagcaaaaaaaaaaaaaaaaatctatttatctctctctctatatatatatatatctatatatatatatatatatagatatagatatccTCTATGCTTTCTTCTACAACCCGATCGTAAACTTGTTCATCAGTAGAAGTCATGGCCCTTGTCATGACTTTAAGTGTCTTAGTTTGCAAGGCCTACAAGGTGAGCAGAACCTGGAACATACAGCAGGCACATAAATGCTCCACACTTTCCAAAATCCAAAGCCCACTAACCCTGTTTAGCGGAAAAGCTAAATGGAACATTTGTCAAATTTAACACTGCATTTTAAAGTCTATGCAACCAATCAATTGCCATATTCTAAAGGCTCCTCCGATCGTGGATTAACACTTCTTTTACCAAAAGTTCATCCCCCGTGGTTTACAGTATCCCAGAACTGATGCCCCTGTCAGGGGCCTCTAGTGGGAGGCtagtgggtgggggggttgtggTGAGGTTCTGTTTCTGCATTTTAGCTTTTAGCCCTCTGGAGTGACATACACATCCTTAGGCCTTCACATAGCATCTCTTCCAGTTGAACTCAAAGACAAAATTTCAACTCCCTAAAGACTTAGAGGGAGGGGATTCTATGTATCGCTGTGCACCTGCAGCCTTCGGATGCAAGACGATGCTTTCTTCATCACTTAATTGCTGCTTGGCAAAATTCACAAACACCTGCAGGGACATA
It contains:
- the tecrl2a gene encoding very-long-chain enoyl-CoA reductase, which translates into the protein MSRTTFFEVEVLDAKTREQLCFLDKVEPHSSVGDIKNLFHKSYPHWYPSRQALKLDPNGKSLRDDEILQHLPVGTTATMYFKDLGPQLSWTMVFLAEYIGPLLTYLLFYFRVPYIYSHRYAFTASPHSVVMLACVCHTSHYVKRLVETIFVHRFSHGTMPLRTIVKNCAYYWGFSAWLAYYINHPLYTPPSYGELQINYALVIFVMCELGNFSIHLTLSNLRGDGSKGRRFPTPTKNPFTWLFFFVSCPNYTYEVGAWVSFSIMTQCLPVALYTLLGFIQMTIWAKGKHRAYSREFKDYPSLRVAIIPLIL